One window from the genome of Camelus bactrianus isolate YW-2024 breed Bactrian camel chromosome 4, ASM4877302v1, whole genome shotgun sequence encodes:
- the PPP1R26 gene encoding protein phosphatase 1 regulatory subunit 26, which yields MFLMNAPPVLALQSKWEAFGPPGICRFPGCFSEPKEGVSRAAVSAKVQMVISTLQGDGAALGMSGEHARPRSQRAERGCGARLAASPAFAACGLAAGFDPKGEEEAADLGPLVLDSDSDDSVDRDIEEAIQEYLKAKSGAAPPPRAADSASRCKPEPPPSSAPTALGPPNLAAGSSQGAGKDQGSASPASVSSDDSFEQSIRAEIEQFLSQKRQRDTPKGGTPADRTAEPSDGPAPSARRPSSTPADRTPDPSDGPATSVRRPSREPVVKAHQQDLAGTCKEFVFRKPPRAAKSGALPRGPRSKVTTEPASTAGRPAEAAPSKGGVRRGAGSGRRRRRARGTAPVCETTDSSSDDGIEEAIRLYQREKRKEASADPPQRAPRAEEKGPGPPAHGAWPEALRKALGKKKPVAAKPSDLTPGGLDPDHPSKPPREVTAPAPPVPTAAKGDLVDRAPCRADTSTELMCAEAILDISKTILPAPPEGSDRPLPASPLPYPPNVPSRSDGDSSSVDSDDSIEQEIRTFLALKAQSGSLLAGTETCPPPPAQSPLPSPGLRAPAFKTPDLSLSCKRKRGGGGVGSAARPCPPKRTRETAMAQEGAQDTDRGQGRAQSGQGKASEALGREGETKGQPLPCRTVGLGDEHTAQDIRGTSSPGPGKAAEVRQVDGKGSSEDKSSSLDSDEDLDTAIKDLLRSKRRLRKRCKDPRAGCKKKVRFSTTETQFLDKLGGFQRDWKDRSPHLLKSCLSKSKKDDRDSPGRPPRALCRETERAKSDCTATEDAPPALRSRVRATGGNLFSSETEAHELAGPAPSPSSLSDDSSSVDSDDSIELEIRKFLAEKAKESVSGSEIQGGGPTALGTGSMARPEPPCRKVPPPGPALHPGVCTRSQRARASSQQAEGPRGLGRAFTPAGRSSPRAEQACLPAALARCVTVSAKGSPAGRRNVYAHKDQSTRGAEPAVGESAFGQLPGCVDPSARAESRGSLALTPGAQQDGGPRAGLAPPWSDFAPRSRLQSAWALSSGGRDAAWRGGLGGQREKGSEGQARGSPSLGMDPRRGLPFAGFSPLLSRQLFHFGKGISWGGKQASLFSPPLSLPLQGPSFSAFRGTQAGHSPVFGGSHLLVKKEGGHWPHRKSQVGLSLQGRRNSGPEESLLDLGCRQRVRDRDDGDQEALGSDASELSDTSVEEGGGPGAKGTVLKL from the coding sequence ATGTTTCTCATGAACGCCCCTCCTGTGCTCGCTCTCCAGTCCAAATGGGAGGCCTTTGGGCCACCCGGGATCTGTAGGTTTCCCGGATGCTTCTCAGAGCCCAAAGAGGGCGTCTCGAGAGCAGCGGTGAGCGCCAAGGTGCAGATGGTCATCAGCACACTTCAGGGCGACGGGGCCGCTCTGGGCATGAGCGGCGAGCATGCCCGGCCGAGAAGCCAGAGGGCAGAGAGAGGCTGCGGCGCCCGGCTGGCCGCCAGCCCTGCCTTTGCTGCCTGTGGTCTTGCTGCTGGTTTTGACCCCAAGGGTGAGGAGGAGGCCGCAGACCTCGGCCCCCTGGTGCTGGATTCGGACAGTGACGACTCCGTGGACCGGGACATCGAGGAAGCCATCCAGGAATACCTGAAGGCCAAAAGTGGCGCCGCCCCGCCGCCCAGGGCTGCAGACTCGGCTAGTCGATGCAAACCAGAGCCACCTCCGAGCAGCGCCCCAACCGCCCTGGGTCCCCCAAACCTGGCAGCTGGCTCCAGCCAGGGAGCGGGCAAGGACCAGGGCTCTGCCTCCCCAGCCAGTGTGAGCAGCGATGACTCCTTCGAACAGAGCATCCGGGCGGAGATCGAACAGTTCCTGAGCCAGAAGAGGCAGCGCGACACCCCGAAAGGCGGCACCCCTGCCGACAGAACAGCAGAGCCCAGCGACGGCCCTGCCCCATCAGCGCGCAGACCCAGCAGCACCCCTGCCGACAGAACACCAGACCCCAGCGACGGCCCGGCCACGTCGGTGCGCAGACCCAGCAGAGAGCCGGTGGTCAAGGCGCACCAGCAGGACCTGGCCGGCACCTGTAAGGAGTTTGTCTTCCGGAAACCTCCCCGGGCCGCAAAGTCCGGTGCGCTGCCCAGAGGCCCCAGGTCCAAGGTCACCACCGAGCCTGCATCCACCGCGGGCCGCCCTGCAGAGGCAGCCCCGAGCAAAGGTGGGGTCCGGAGGGGTGCTggctcagggaggaggaggaggagagccaGGGGCACGGCCCCAGTGTGCGAGACGACTGACTCCAGCAGCGATGATGGCATCGAGGAGGCCATCCGGCTGTACCAgcgggagaagaggaaggaggccaGCGCCGACCCGCCGCAGAGGGCACCACGTGCAGAGGAGAAGGGGCCCGGGCCCCCCGCACACGGTGCCTGGCCGGAAGCCCTCAGGAAAGCCCTGGGCAAGAAGAAGCCGGTGGCCGCCAAGCCCTCGGACCTCACCCCTGGTGGTCTGGACCCCGACCATCCCTCCAAGCCCCCCAGGGAAGTCACAGCTCCTGCACCTCCAGTACCCACAGCCGCCAAAGGCGACCTTGTGGACCGGGCCCCATGCCGGGCAGACACATCCACCGAGCTGATGTGCGCTGAAGCCATCCTGGACATTTCCAAAACGATCCTGCCAGCCCCCCCAGAGGGCAGTGACAGACCCCTGCCCGCCAGCCCACTCCCTTATCCCCCAAACGTGCCTTCCCGCTCTGACGGCGACAGCAGCTCCGTGGACAGTGACGACAGCATCGAGCAGGAAATCCGGACGTTCCTGGCCCTGAAGGCACAGTCAGGAAGTTTGCTGGCCGGAACGGAGACCTGCCCGCCGCCACCAGCACAGAGCCCACTGCCATCGCCCGGCCTCAGGGCCCCAGCCTTTAAAACTCCAGACCTGTCGCTGAGCTGCAAGAGGAAGCGTGGAGGTGGAGGCGTCGGCAGTGCGGCACGGCCGTGCCCACCCAAGAGGACCCGAGAGACGGCCATGGCGCAGGAAGGGGCCCAGGACACGGACCGCGGCCAGGGGAGAGCGCAGTCCGGCCAGGGCAAAGCCAGCGAGGCTCTCGGAAGGGAAGGCGAGACCAAGGGCCAGCCTCTCCCCTGCAGGACGGTTGGGCTCGGTGACGAGCACACAGCCCAGGACATAAGGGGGACCTCGTCACCCGGCCCTGGGAAGGCGGCCGAGGTGAGGCAGGTGGACGGGAAGGGGAGCTCCGAGGACAAGAGCAGCTCGCTGGACAGCGATGAGGACCTGGACACGGCCATCAAGGACCTGCTGAGGTCCAAGCGGAGGCTCAGGAAGAGGTGTAAGGACCCCCGAGCTGGGTGCAAGAAAAAGGTCAGATTCAGCACCACAGAGACGCAGTTCTTGGATAAACTAGGCGGCTTCCAGAGAGACTGGAAAGACAGAAGCCCACACTTGCTGAAAAGTTGCCTCTCCAAGTCCAAAAAAGACGACAGGGATTCCCCAGGGAGACCTCCACGTGCCCTCTGCAGGGAAACGGAGAGAGCAAAGTCAGACTGCACTGCCACCGAGGACGCACCCCCGGCTCTCCGGTCCAGGGTCAGAGCTACGGGAGGGAACCTGTTCTCCAGTGAAACGGAGGCCCATGAACTTGCAGGTCCAGCCCCAAGCCCCAGTTCCCTCTCCGATGACAGCAGTTCTGTGGACAGTGATGACAGCATCGAACTGGAGATTAGGAAGTTTTTGGCAGAAAAGGCCAAGGAGTCCGTGAGCGGATCAGAAATTCAAGGAGGGGGCCCCACAGCTCTTGGGACAGGGAGCATGGCCAGGCCAGAACCGCCATGCCGGAAGGTGCCACCTCCCGGCCCAGCCCTTCATCCCGGAGTGTGCACGCGGAGCCAGAGAGCCAGGGCGTCCTCACAGCAGGCCGAGGGCCCAAGGGGCCTGGGGAGAGCCTTCACTCCGGCCGGCAGGAGCAGCCCCCGCGCCGAGCAGGcctgcctccctgcagccctggccaGATGTGTGACTGTGTCTGCCAAAGGCTCACCAGCCGGTAGGAGAAATGTTTATGCTCACAAAGACCAGAGCACGAGAGGGGCCGAGCCTGCCGTGGGGGAGAGCGCTTTCGGTCAGCTGCCGGGCTGTGTGGACCCCAGTGCCCGGGCGGAGAGCCGGGGCTCGCTGGCGCTGACCCCAGGCGCCCAGCAGGACGGGGGGCCCCGGGCCGGCCTCGCCCCACCCTGGAGTGACTTTGCGCCCCGGAGCCGGCTGCAGAGCGCATGGGCGCTGAGCTCGGGGGGCAGGGATGCAGCATGGAGAGGGGGCCTCGGGGGCCAGAGAGAGAAGGGGTCGGAGGGCCAGGCCCGGGGCTCACCCAGCCTCGGGATGGACCCCAGGCGAGGCCTGCCCTTTGCCGGCTTCTCCCCGCTGCTCTCCAGGCAGCTGTTCCACTTTGGGAAGGGCATCTCCTGGGGGGGCAAGCAAGCCAGCCTCTTCAGTCCCCCCCTGAGTCTGCCTCTGCAGGGCCCGTCCTTCTCGGCCTTCCGAGGGACCCAGGCCGGCCACAGCCCTGTGTTTGGCGGCTCTCACTTGCTCGTGAAGAAGGAAGGGGGTCACTGGCCGCACAGGAAGTCCCAGGTGGGGCTCAGCCTGCAGGGCAGGAGGAACTCGGGGCCAGAGGAGAGCCTCTTAGACCTGGGGTGCAGGCAGAGGGTGAGGGACCGAGACGACGGAGACCAGGAGGCGCTGGGCAGTGACGCCAGCGAGCTGAGCGACACCTCGGTAGAGGAGGGTGGCGGCCCCGGGGCCAAGGGCACCGTCCTCAAGCTGTGA
- the PIERCE1 gene encoding piercer of microtubule wall 1 protein isoform X1 codes for MSEENPQVCAEPEEPKAKGPPEKTSDYYRVSEDLPARFNNPAWFRGYRAKEPPSVYRTSNQAYGSRAPTVHEMPKVFYPNSHRFSKQLAAGGMFQNNTFNVYMEKSIVTGPDNYITSFDRFNFHPSYRANKPSICD; via the exons ATGTCCGAGGAGAACCCCCAGGTGTGCGCGGAGCCGGAGGAGCCCAAGGCCAAGGGCCCCCCGGAGAAAACCAGTGACTACTACCGCGTGAGCGAGGACCTGCCGGCCAGGTTCAACAACCCGGCGTGGTTTCGGGGCTACAG GGCCAAGGAGCCCCCCTCAGTGTACAGGACCAGTAACCAAGCTTACGGGAGCAGAGCCCCCACGGTGCATGAGATGCCG AAGGTATTTTATCCAAATTCGCATAGATTTTCTAAACAACTTGCAGCTGGTGGAATGTTCCAGAACAATACTTTCAACGTGTACATGGAGAAGAGCATCGTGACAGGTCCCGACAACTACATCACCTCCTTCGACCGGTTCAACTTCCACCCCAGCTACCGGGCCAACAAGCCGTCCATCTGCGACTGA
- the PIERCE1 gene encoding piercer of microtubule wall 1 protein isoform X3 yields MSEENPQVCAEPEEPKAKGPPEKTSDYYRVSEDLPARFNNPAWFRGYRAKEPPSVYRTSNQAYGSRAPTVHEMPLVECSRTILSTCTWRRAS; encoded by the exons ATGTCCGAGGAGAACCCCCAGGTGTGCGCGGAGCCGGAGGAGCCCAAGGCCAAGGGCCCCCCGGAGAAAACCAGTGACTACTACCGCGTGAGCGAGGACCTGCCGGCCAGGTTCAACAACCCGGCGTGGTTTCGGGGCTACAG GGCCAAGGAGCCCCCCTCAGTGTACAGGACCAGTAACCAAGCTTACGGGAGCAGAGCCCCCACGGTGCATGAGATGCCG CTGGTGGAATGTTCCAGAACAATACTTTCAACGTGTACATGGAGAAGAGCATCGTGA
- the PIERCE1 gene encoding piercer of microtubule wall 1 protein isoform X2, translating into MSEENPQVCAEPEEPKAKGPPEKTSDYYRVSEDLPARFNNPAWFRGYRAKEPPSVYRTSNQAYGSRAPTVHEMPKGSSSAERPGDWPQQQSRQAQTRVPLGPDPGAGPRCGSASSGGP; encoded by the exons ATGTCCGAGGAGAACCCCCAGGTGTGCGCGGAGCCGGAGGAGCCCAAGGCCAAGGGCCCCCCGGAGAAAACCAGTGACTACTACCGCGTGAGCGAGGACCTGCCGGCCAGGTTCAACAACCCGGCGTGGTTTCGGGGCTACAG GGCCAAGGAGCCCCCCTCAGTGTACAGGACCAGTAACCAAGCTTACGGGAGCAGAGCCCCCACGGTGCATGAGATGCCG AAGGGAAGCTCCAGCGCAGAGCGGCCTGGTGACTGGCCCCAGCAGCAGAGCCGGCAGGCGCAGACCCGGGTGCCGCTTGGGCCTGACCCGGGTGCCGGGCCCAGGTGCGGCAGCGCCTCGTCCGGGGGGCCGTAG
- the MRPS2 gene encoding small ribosomal subunit protein uS2m, which translates to MRVRGAGQMWGSGPRASGGRRAPTRGGGQGAGTRRERGSRSEAAGAQWHLRACRRRCDRGAARGGRRSRSWSRRVRPPASRVRPPPCVRAMASGPALPRLLGAGVRRRPLRLHLVPTATPGPAGPSSRTLGSAAAPAAREPGSSSDLSERILSEPLKHSDFFNVKELFSVRSLFDARVHLGHKAGCRHRFMEPFIFGSRLDQDIIDLDQTAAHLQLALNFTAHVAYRKGIILFVSRSRQFSHLIESTARDCGEYAHTRYFKGGLLTNAPILLGPMVRLPDLIIFLHTLNNVFEPHVAVRDAAKMNIPTVGIVDTNCNPTLITYPVPGNDDSAPAVHLFCRLFQTTINRAKEKRRQVEALYRLQGPEGAAGRAPAYPAPPGAQAGLDFGHSR; encoded by the exons ATGCGCGTCCGCGGTGCCGGGCAGATGTGGGGCTCAGGGCCTCGTGCGTCCGGAGGACGGCGCGCTCCGACCCGAGGCGGGGGCCAAGGGGCGGGGACGCGTCGCGAGCGGGGCTCCCGGAGCGAAGCCGCGGGCGCGCAGTGGCACCTCCGGGCCTGCAGGCGGCGCTGCGACAGAGGCGCGGCCCGCGGCGGAAGGAGGAGCCGCTCGTGGAGCCGCCGCGTCCGCCCGCCCGCCTCTCGCGTCCGCCCGCCTCCCTGTGTCCGCGCCATGGCGTCCGGCCCGGCGCTGCCCCGGCTGCTCGGCGCGG GTGTCCGGCGCAGGCCGCTCCGGCTGCACCTCGTCCCGACGGCGACTCCGGGCCCGGCCGGGCCGAGCAGCAGGACGCTGGGGAGCGCCGCGGCCCCCGCCGCCCGCGAGCCCGGGAGCAGCAGCG ATCTCAGCGAGAGGATCCTCAGCGAGCCCCTCAAGCACTCTGACTTCTTCAACGTCAAGGAGTTGTTCTCGGTGAGAAGTCTCTTCGATGCGCGAGTGCACCTGGGACACAAAGCGGGCTGTCGGCACAG GTTCATGGAGCCGTTCATCTTCGGGAGCCGCTTGGACCAGGACATCATCGACCTGGACCAGACGGCCGCACACCTGCAGCTGGCCTTGAATTTCACGGCCCACGTGGCCTATCGCAAGGGCATCATCCTGTTTGTGAGCCGCAGCCGGCAGTTCTCACACCTGATCGAGAGCACGGCCAGGGACTGCGGCGAGTACGCGCACACCCGCTACTTCAAGGGCGGCCTGCTGACCAACGCGCCCATCCTCCTGGGCCCCATGGTGCGCCTGCCCGACCTCATCATCTTCTTGCACACGCTCAACAATGTCTTCGAGCCCCACGTGGCCGTGAGGGACGCGGCCAAGATGAACATCCCCACCGTGGGCATCGTGGACACCAACTGCAACCCGACCCTCATCACCTACCCCGTCCCTGGCAATGACGACTCGGCCCCCGCCGTCCACCTCTTCTGCAGGCTCTTCCAGACCACCATCAACCGGGCCaaggagaagaggaggcaggtCGAGGCCCTGTACAGACTGCAGGGCCCAGAGGGGGCCGCGGGCCGGGCTCCAGCCTACCCTGCTCCCCCAGGAGCGCAGGCCGGGCTGGACTTTGGTCATTCCCGTTGA
- the LOC105068620 gene encoding uncharacterized protein LOC105068620, which yields MSPSSCAPTEPSPPRSRSWTCSSKGEPPPASWPCDLGAPLHLAEAPFAPVKAGLPRGPAARGWQDIGYGCILPYSDQDGGPQDQLRNAISSILGTWLDQHSEAFCQPPDFPCLKQPVAYMQLNMPGSDLEHRAQLLLAQLEHADLTETEPEGTIWKAGMSISSVASPLSQRLMMAPAPAPGPSEDLDQPQKHQQN from the exons ATGTCACCATCTTCCTGTGCACCTACCGAGCCTTCACCACCACGCAGCAGGTCCTGGACCTGCTCTTCAAAAGGTGAGCCCCCGCCCGCCTCCTGGCCGTGTGACTTGGGAGCGCCACTTCACCTCGCCGAGGCTCCGTTTGCGCCTGTGAAGGCCGGGCTGCCCAGAGGCCCGGCCGCACGGGGCTGGCAGGACATCGG ATACGGATGCATCCTCCCGTACTCCGACCAGGACGGCGGGCCCCAGGACCAGCTGAGAAA TGCCATCTCCTCCATCCTGGGTACCTGGCTGGACCAGCACTCAGAGGCCTTCTGTCAGCCACCGGACTTCCCCTGCCTCAAGCAGCCGGTGGCCTACATGCAGCTCAACATGCctggctctgacctggagcaccgcgCCCAGCTTCTCCTGGCCCAGCTGGAGCATGCTGACCTCACCGAGACAGAGCCAGAGG GCACCATTTGGAAGGCGGGcatgtccatctcctctgtggcTTCACCGCTGTCTCAGCGTCTCATGATGGCTCCAGCACCAGCTCCGGGACCATCTGAAGATCTGGACCAGCCGCAGAAGCACCAGCAGAACTGA
- the LCN1 gene encoding lipocalin-1 → MRTLLLTVSLGLVAALQAQDPPASGGLGQDVSGKWYLKAATADQEIPMKKPESVTSMNLTVLEGGNLEVQATILIDGQCRDKTLVLERASEPGKYTAYGGKRVVYITPSAVKDHYILYCEGKLGGKQIRVAKLMGRDPENNAGALEDFKKVAEAKGLHLEVFIPRQSETCSPEA, encoded by the exons ATGAGGACCCTGCTCCTGACCGTCAGCCTCGGCCTCGTTGCTGCCCTGCAGGCCCAGGACCCCCCGGCCTCAGGCGGGCTGGGCCAGGAC GTGTCAGGGAAATGGTATCTGAAGGCCGCGACCGCAGACCAGGAGATTCCCATGAAGAAACCAGAGTCGGTGACTTCCATGAACCTTACGGTCCTGGAGGGAGGCAACCTGGAAGTCCAGGCCACCATTCT GATTGACGGTCAGTGCCGGGACAAGACACTGGTCCTGGAGAGAGCCAGCGAGCCTGGCAAATACACGGCCT ACGGGGGCAAGCGCGTGGTGTACATCACACCGTCAGCGGTGAAGGACCACTACATCCTTTACTGCGAAGGCAAGCTTGGCGGGAAGCAGATCCGCGTGGCGAAGCTCATGG GAAGGGACCCTGAGAACAACGCAGGGGCCTTGGAGGACTTCAAGAAGGTCGCAGAAGCCAAGGGGCTACACCTGGAGGTCTTCATCCCCCGGCAAAGCG AAACCTGCTCTCCAGAAGCCTAG